A region of the Paracoccus pantotrophus genome:
GCGCCAGACCTTGTCGGCCAGCTCGGCCAGCGCCTCATGCGCGGCGGCCAGATCGCGCAGGTCCTCGAAATAGGTATTCTCGGCGCCGATGCTCTTGCGGATGCGGTTGGGCTTGACCTCGCGCGTGTCGATGCCGCGGGCGATGTGCCAGTAATAGCTGCCCGACTTGCCAAAACGCGCGGTCAGGAACTCCAGGCTCTGCCGGGCCAGGTCGGCGCCGGTCAGGATGCCATGCGCCTGCATCCGCGCCGCCGTGGCCGGGCCGATGCCGTGAAAGCGGCCGATGGGCAGGCCTTGCACGAACGCTGCCCCGGCCTCGGGCGGGATCACGAACAGCCCGTCCGGCTTGCGCTGGTCCGAGGCCAGCTTGGCCAGGAACTTGTTGTAGCTGACCCCGGCCGAGGCGGTCAGCCCGGTCGCCTGCCGGATGCGCGCCCGGATCTCCTGCGCGATGCGGGTGGCGGTGCGGCCGGCCAGGTGATCGGTCAGGTCCAGATAGGCCTCGTCCAGCGACAGCGGCTCGACCAGCGGGGTGTATTCGGCAAAGATCGCGCGGACCTGCTGGCTGACGGCGCGATAGACGTCGAAGCGCGGCTTCACGAAGACCAGTTCGGGGCAGAGCCGCATCGCCCGCATCGAGGGCATGGCCGAGCGCACGCCATAGCGCCGCGCCTCGTAGCTGGCCGCCGCCACCACGCCGCGCTGGATGCCGCCCACCGCGACCGGCCGCCCGCGCAGCTCCGGGTTGTCGCGCTGCTCGACCGAGGCATAGAAGGCGTCCATGTCCACATGCACGATGCGGCGGACGCGCTCCCCGGCCGGCCCGGTCGTCATGGGATGATGCGGGCGTCCCCCGCCGTCAATCCCTCGCCCATGCGGTCGAAGCGCATATGGGCGATGGCGCGCCCGCCGGACTGGGTGAAAAGCGTGCCGGCCTCGCGCCCGTCCGCCATCAGGATCGGCGTGCCGACAGGGGCCGCGCCCTCGATCCCGACCGTCACCAGCCCCTTGCGCAATTCGGTCTTGTGCTTCATCCGCGCCGTGACCTCTTGCCCGACATAGCAGCCCTTGCGGAAATCGACGCCATGCAGGCGCTCGAACCCGGCTTCCAGGATGAAGGTCTCGTTCGGGATCAGCTCGACCAGGGTTTCGGGGATGCAATGTTCGACCCGGATGGCATCCCAGTCGGTGCCGTCATCCCCCTCGGCCCCGTAAAGCCGCCAGCCGAGCGCCTCATGCCGCGGGTCCATGATCGCTCCCTCGGGCGCCAGCCCGGTGCCGCGGGCGACGGCCAGATCCGTCGGCTCGATCGCGACCTTCGAGCGCAGCCGATACATCGACAGCCGCCGCATCAGGTCGTCCGCCATCCGCGCATCGACATCGACCAGCAGCCGCTCCTCCTCCGGTACGACCAGGAAATCGGCCAGGTACTTGCCCTGCGGCGTCAAGAGCGCCGCCCAAGCCGGGACCGGACCGACCTTGTTGGTCACCAGCCCTTGCAGGAAATCGACCCGATCCTCGCCCGAAACCGCCAGAATGCGCCGCATCAATCCTCTCCGAATTGCAACCGGACCAGCGCGGCATAGGCGCCGCCCCGGGCCATAAGCTGGTCATGGCTGCCCTCTTCGACAACCCGGCCGGCCTCGACCACCACGATCTTGTCGGCCTGCCGCACGGTCGAAAGCCGGTGCGCGATGACCAGCGTGGTGCGCCCGGCCGAAAGCTCGTCCAGCGCCTGCTGCACCACCCGCTCGCTTTGCGCGTCCAATGCGCTGGTCGCCTCGTCCAGAAGCAGGATCGGCGCGTTGCGCAGCACGGCGCGGGCGATGGCGACGCGCTGGCGCTGCCCCCCGACAGGGCCGAGCCGCGCGGGCCGGCCGGCGTGTCCAGCCCCAGGGGCAGCCCATCGGTGAAATCGGCGACATGGGCGGCCACGACGGCGCGGCGCAGCGCCTCGTCATCCTGTGCGCCGCCCAGCAGGATGTTCTCGCGCAGCGTCTCGTCGAACAGCGCCGCATCCTGGCTGACGGTCGAGAACTGGTCGCGCAACACCCCCAGGTCGAATTCGCGCAGGGGCACGCCGCCCAGGGTGATCTGCCCAGATTCTGGATCAACAAGCCGCGTCAACAGGTTGAAGACGGTGGATTTCCCTGCCCCGAGGGCCCGACCAGCGCGGTGGTCCTGCCCGCCTCGGCGGTGAAGGTCAGCCCGTTCAGCACCGGATGGTTGTCATAGGCCAGCCGCACGTCCCGGAAACGAATGGTGGTATCGGGAGGCGGCTCGCGCCGCAGCCCCGAGGTGATGGCGGGCCGCATGTCCAGCACGGCATAGATCCGCTCCAGGCTCGCCGCGGCGATCTGCCAGGTGCCGGTCAAGGCCCCCAGCCGGCGCAAGGGCTGGAAGGCCAGCGCCATGGCGGTAAAGAAGGACATGAAGTCGCCGACCGTTCGCTCGCCCCGCGTCACCTCGGCCCCGCCAAGCGCCAGCACGCCGATGAAGCCCAGGCCGGTCACGACATCGACCAGCGCCGGCACCGTGGCGCCGATGCCCGACATCTTGACCTCGGCCTGGCGGATGCGGGCGACGATCTGGGCAAAGCGGCCAGCCTGGTAATCCTCCATGCGGTTCAGCTTGACGGCGTTGATGCCGTGCAGCACCTCGTCCAGCCGGGTGGCGCGCTGGCTGGCATTGACGCGGTTCTGCCGCATCTTGCGCCGGATATAGCGCTGCACCAGCAGCGTCGGCAGGATCAGAAGCGGCGCACCGACCAGCGCCGCCATGGTCCACCAGGGATCGACGGCCAGCGCCACCCCGAACAGCGACACCAGCGACACCATGTCCCGTCCCGCCCCCGCGATGAAGGTGGACCACACCCCCTGCACCGCGACGGAATCGCCCTGCACCCGCTCGATCAGCGCGCCGGGCGGGTTCTGTTGGAAAAAGCCGCCGTCCAGCGTCATGATATGGCGCAAGAGATCGGTCTGCATGCTGGTCGAGACCGCCAGCGAGACCGAGGTCATCAGGCTGCGGTTGATGACGAAGGTGGTGGCGCGGATCAGGAACAGCGCGAAGATCGCGCCGCCGACCCACCAGATCGCATCGGTATCGCCGCCAACGAAGACCCGGTCGAACAGCGGCTTCAGCATCCAGCTGAGCATGCCCAGGGTCGAGCCCTCGATGACCAGGAACAGCAGCGCCAGCAGGATGCGGCCCGAATAGGGCCGCAGATAGTCGCGCCACATGCGGGCGAACAGATTGGCCGTCCTGTGAATCCTGTCCGCCATCGCGCCCCCGGAACCTCGGTTCGGCCCAAGGGATAAGGCGCAAGCCGCGCGGGGGCAACCCGCCGCCACGCTCTGCCCGCCACGTCCAGCCGACGGCATGCAGCGGCCCCGCGCTTCTTCGTTCCGCAAATACCCCTGCGACCGCGCAACCGACCCGGGCTTCGCCGCCCGGCCCCGTGCGCCCCGTTGACCTTGCGCGGGGCCATCCTACCGATGGCGGGTCATCAGAAAGGCATCCTCCATGAGCTTTGCCCACGGCCGCGCCGTCCTTGCCATTCCCGGCCCCTCGCCCGTCCCCGACCGCGTGCTGCGCGCCATGCACCGGGCCTCGCCCGACATCTACGGCCCGGAACTGGCGGCCGAGAACCGCGCCATGATCGCCGGGCTCAAACGGCTGGCCGGCACCGCGGGCCATGTCGCGCCCTATATCGGCAACGGCCATGCCGGATGGGAGGCGGCCAATGTCAACCTGCTCGACCGGGGCGAGCGGGCGCTGGCGCTGGTCTCGGGCCATTTCGGCCGTTCCTGGGCTGCTTCGGCCCGCGCGCTGGGGATCGAGGTCGAGGAACTGGACTTCGGCCTGGCGCCCCCCGACCCGCAGCGCCTGGCCGACCGGCTGGCGCAGGACCGCGAGGGGCGGGTCCGCGCCGTGCTGGTCTGCCAGGTCGATACCGCCAGTTCCGCCCGCGCCGACATCCCCGCCCTGCGCGCGGCCATGGGCGGCCACCCCGCCTTCCTGGCCGTCGATGCCATCGCCTCGCTGGGCTGCGAGCCCTTGCAGATGGACGAATGGGGCGTCGACCTGCTGGTCTCGGCCAGCCAGAAGGGGCTGATGGTGCCGCCGGGGCTGGCCTTCGTCTGGTTCTCGGACCGGGTCAAGGCGCGGGCGCGCAGCAGCCTGGCCACACCCTACTGGGACTGGACCCCGCGCGCCGAGGCGCAGGAACTGTGGCAATTCTGGGGCGGCACGCCACCGGTCCAGCACATCTTCGGCATGAACGAGGCGCTGCTGATGCTGCTGGACGAGGAAACCCTGCCCGCCGCCTGGGCCCGGCACGAGGGGCTGGCGCGGGCCACCTGGACGGCGCTGGATTGCTGGGGCGCCGGTCATCCCGGCATCGGGGCGCTGATCGCCGATCCCGCCGGCCGCGCCCGCTCGGTCACAGCGGCGCGGCTGCCGCAGGCCGGCGCCCTGCGTGACTGGACCGCGACCCGCGCGGGGGTGACGCTGGGGATCGGCCTGGGCGCGCCCGATCCCGACAACGCCCTGCGCATCGCCCATATGGGCCATGCCAATGCCCATCAGTTGCTGGGCGTTCTGGCGGCGGTCGAGGCCGGGATGACGGCCCTGTCCATCCCGCATGGCAAGGGCGCGCTGGAGGCGGCGGCGGCCGAGATCGCGCGACTGGCCTGAGCCCTTGCAGCGTCGCGCCGCAGACCCGACCTTGATCCCTGAAGGCATGAAAGGCGAGCCATGCGCATCACCCCCCTGCCCGAGTTCCAGTCCGAGGCCCTGCTGCCCGGCCAGGATTTCGCGCCGATCGAGCAACTGATCCGCGACGAGGCCCAGGGGCACGGGCTGGAATTGCATAGCGGCCATGGCCGCTCGATCTGGTGCCAGGTCGAGATGGGCGAGTTCGGGGCCAAGCGGCGCGGCGACGGCGTGCTGGTCTTTGCCCGCGCGCATCGCGCCGAATGGCTGGAAGCGATGCAGCAGGCGATCTTCCGGCCGCTCGCGCAGCACCTGCCGACGGCGGCAGCGGCGCTGCGCTGGCCCTCGGCCGAGGATGCCGGCAAGCCGCCCGGCCATTTCAGCCTTGCCCATGTCGCCGAAGTCGCGCCGCTCTGCCGCGATTTCCTGCGCGTGCGGCTGGCCGCGCCCGATCTGCACCGGCTTGCGACAGAGGATTCGCTGCATTTCCGCCTGGTGCTGCCGCAGCCCGGCGACGAGGCACCGGAATGGCCCCGCCTCGGCGCCCATGGTCAGATCCTCTGGCCCAGGGGCGACAAGGCGCTGCACCGCCCGGTCTATACCGTGCGCCGCATCGACGCCGATGCCGGCTGGCTGGACCTGGACATTTTCGACCATCCCGGCGGACGGGCGGCGCATTGGGCGCGCATGGTGCGCGCAGACCGGCAGGTCGGCCTGCTCGGCCCCAGCGGCGGCGGCGTCCCGCAGGCCGCGCAGCTGATGCTTGCCGGGGACGAGACCGCCTGGCCCGCCATCGCCCGCATCCTCGAATCGCGCGCCGGCACCGCGCGGGGCGAGGTCTTCCTGCTCGGCGCGCGGCCCGACTACCCGCTGCCCCGGCCCGCGGGCTTCCGCATGCGCCACCTGCCCGGCGGAACCGCGGCGCTTTGCGCCCTGCTGCGCGCCGCGCCGCCCCGGCCCGACAGCTATCTCTGGGCGGCGGCGGAGAAATCCGGCATTGCCGCGCTTCGCGCCCTGCTGCTGGAAACGCTGGGCCATGACCGGGTGCTGAGCCACCTGGCGGCCTATTGGTCGGCATAAAGGCCGGCAGCCGGTCCGCGGAATAGTTGACAATTTTACCTTGGTGATTGATACGAAGCCCGAACCGCGGCCAGAGGGTCGGCGGCATGCCAGTTCGCATGTGCCGCGCCCAGCAAGATGCGGACGGATCGAATGCCGGAACTATAAGGATCGCCATGACCCAGATGTCGCTGCCGCGCCGCCGCGCGGGGACCGCCGTTGCTTTGACCTGCCTGCTGCTTGCCGCCCCGATCTCGGCGCAGGAAGCCGCCACGGAAGGCCAGACCAGCCCGGCGCCCGAGGTCCAGACCCAGCCGGCCGCCCCTGCCGGCGAACCGGCGGCCCCCGAAGCGGCAGCGCCGGAAGCGGCCGCCCCTGCGACAACGACGCCGACCCCGGCGGCCGAGACGCCCGCTCCGGCCCCCGCGGCGACCGCGCCGGAAGCTCCCGCCCAGGAAACCCCGGCACCGGCTCCCGCCACCGATACGCCCGCGGCGCCCTCCGAGACCGCGCCTGCCGCCATCCAGACCCCGGCGGCACCCGACGCCGCCGCGACGCCGGGGGCCCCTGCCCCGGCCACGCCCGAAGCGGCCGAGCCCGCCGGGTCGAGCATCCTGCCGCAGGCGGTGCAGGACGCGCTGTCGCCGATGCTGAACCCGCCGGAGCGCGACCCGAACCTGCCGCATGACCTGTCGCCGATGGGCATGTTCCTGGCCGCCGACTGGGTGGTGAAGGCGGTGATGATCGGCCTGGCCTTCGCCTCGATCGTGACCTGGACGGTTCTGGTCGCCAAGCTGCTGGAGCTGATGGGCGCCATGGGACGCGCGCAATCGGGCATCCGGCGCGTCGAGACGGCGGCGAACCTGCCCTCGGCGCTGGCAGCGGCCGGCAACCGCAACGACCCGGTATCGCGCATGATCCGTGCCGCGGCCGCCGAATACGACCGTTCGGTCCCGGCGCTGGACCAGGCCGGCGACACCGGCGTCAAGGAGCGCGTCGATTCGCATCTGGACCGGATCGAGGCCATCGCCGGCCGGCGCATGAGCCGGGGCACCGGCGTGCTGGCCACCATCGGCTCGACCGCGCCCTTCGTCGGCCTGTTCGGCACCGTCTGGGGCATCATGAACAGCTTCATCGGCATCTCGCAGGCGCAGACCACCAACCTCGCCGTCGTGGCGCCGGGCATCGCCGAGGCGCTGCTGGCCACCGCCCTCGGCCTGGTCGCCGCCATCCCGGCCGTGGTGATCTACAACGTCTTCGCCCGCGCCATCACCGGCTACCGCCTGCGGCTGGCCAATGCCGCCGCCGGGGTCAAACGCCTTGTCAGCCGCGACCTCGATTTCCGCGGCACCCCGCGCACGGAGGTCTGAACCATGGCCGGCGGCATCCGCGAAACCCAAGGCGACGATCTGGTCGAGAACCACGAGATCAACGTCACCCCCTTCATCGACGTGATGCTGGTGCTGCTGATCATCTTCATGGTGGCGGCGCCGCTGGCGACGGTGGACGTGAACGTGGACCTGCCGGTCTCGAACGCGACCCCGGCGCAGCGCCCCGACCAGCCGGTCTATATCACCGTCAAGCCCGACCTGACGCTTGCCCTGGGCAATGAGGACGTGGCCGCCGGCGGGCTGGCCGCGGCCCTGGCCGCCGCCACCGACAACAACCGCGAAGAACGCATCTTCCTGCGCGCCGACAAGGACGTGTCCTATGGCGACCTGATGGGCGTCATGAACACCCTGCGCGAGACCGGCTATCTGAAGATCGCGCTGGTCGGGCTGGAGACCACCGGCGCGGGCGCGGCGCCCGCCGCCCAGCCCGCCGATGCCGAGCTTGATGCGCCCCCCGCACCCGCCCCGGCCCAGCAGACCGCCTCGACCCCGTCAAGCGGAGGAGCCCGCACGCCATGAGTTGGAAGCCTTCCCCGGCCCTGCGCGACAGCGCGTTATGGGGCACCGCCGCGGCGGTGGCCCTGGCCGCGCATATGGGCGGTGCGCTGTGGATCCTGCAACGCGCCGAAGCCGCAGCACCCCCCGGCCTGCCCGACCCGGTCTATGTCGAACTGGCGCCAATGCCCGAGGCCGCAGCCCCGCCGGACGAAGCCGAGGCCCCCGAAATGGCCGAGGCCGAGCCTGAACCGGAACCCGAGCCCGAGCCCGAACCGGAACTCGCCATGCCGCCGCTTCAGGAGCTCGAGCCGCTGGCGGACATGAACTCGCTGTTCCCGCCGCCGCCCGATGCGGTGGTGCTGCAGAAATCCGAACGCCCGCCCGAGCGCCCCGAGCCCGAACCGGAGCCCGAGCGGAAGGTGGTCGAAAAGCAGCCCGAGCCCAAGAAGCGCGAGAAAAAGGAAAAGGCCCCGGAAGAGCAGCCGGCCCGCCAAGCCACCACGCGCGTCCGGGCGCCGCAATCCGACCGAACCGCCGCGCCCCAGGCCCAGGCCGGCACGCCCAGCCCGCGGCAGGTGGCCAGCTGGCAGTCCAAGGTGCAGGCCGCGGTGGCGCGGCACATGCAGCGCACCCGCTTCAGCGGGCGCGGCGGCACCATGACCGTGACCCTGCGCTTCAGCGTCGATCCCAGCGGCCGGGTGGCCGGGGCATCGCTGGCAAGCTCGACCGGGGATGCCGGCATCGATTCCGCGCTGAACCGCCAGGCCTCGCGCATGCCGCGCCTGCCCGCGCCGCCCACGGGCAGGACCACCGCCCTGGTGCTGCCGGTCAAGATCGTCCTGCGCTGATCCTTTTGCGGACCGGCGTATCCGGCAAGGGATCGGGTGCGGGACGGGGGATCGGCTCGACCCCCAGCACCGGGGCCAGTTCGCGCACCGCCTGGGCCAGGGCGCGCGCATCCGCGCCGGCCTCGGCATTGCGGCGCCAGACCACCGCCAGATCGCGCGAGGGCGCCGGCTCGGTGAAGGGCACGATGCGCAGCCGGCCGTCGCGGTTCTCGTCCGCCAGAGCCAGCCGCGGGATCAGCGTCATGCCCATGCCGCTTGCCACCATCCCCATCAGCGTCGCCATCGAGGCCGCTTCGAGGTTCAGCTTGCGGCGCGGGCTGCGCAGCCCGCAGACCTCCAGCGCCTGATCGCGCAGGCAATGGCCATCGGCCAGCAGCAGCAGGCGGTCGGCCTCAATGCTTTCGGGCCGAGCCGGGCCGGAAAGCAGCGTGGTGTCGCGGCCCGACAGCGCGACCAGAAAGGCGTCGCGCAGGACCGGCTCGGCCTCGATCCCCGGCTCGTTGACCGGCAGGGCCATGATCCCGGCATCGAAACGGTGGCCCAACACGCCCGAGACCACCTCGTCGGTCGCGATCTCGTGCAGTTCCAGGTCCAGCATCGGGTGGCCGGCGCGCAGGGCCGGCACCAGATGCGGGATCAGATAGGGTGCCACCGTGGGAATGATCGCCAGCCGCAGCCGCCCCGACAAGGGCAGCCGCCCGGCCCGCGCCAGCGCCTCCAGCCGCTTGGCGGTGTCGATCAGCTCCTGCGCCACCGGCAACAGCCGCTCACCCAGCGCGGTCAGCCGCACCGGCCCGGCCCCGGCGCCGCGTTCGAACAGCGCCCCGCCCAGCCGCGCCTCGAGCTGGGCGATCTGGCTGGACAGGCCCGGCTGCGAGACATGCACCGTCTCGGCCGCGCGGCCGAAATGGCCCAGCCGGGCCACGGCAAGGAAATAGGTGATCTGGCGCAGGGTGAAATTCATAACCAAGAGTTATCAAACCCGCGGGAAATCACAAGCGTTCTTTCCCGCCCGCCGGCAGGGCCCCATGATGGACCAGGCCGGCGGATCAGAGTGGCGGATCAGAGCGGCAACCGCTGGACCAGCAGCTTGTCGATGCGGCGATGGTCCATGTCCACCACCTCGATGCGCCAGCCCTGCCAGTCCACGCGATCCCCCGCCTGCGGCAGCCGGCCGGCCAAGTCCAGCACCAGCCCGGCGACGGTGGAAAAGTCGCGATCCTCGTCCAGCGGCACCGACAGCCGGTCGGCAAATTCGTCGACCGGCATCCAGCCGGCCACCAGCAGGCTGCCGTCGTCGCGCTCGACCAGCTTCGGCTCGTCGTCGTCGAGCCCGGCGAATTCGCCGGTGATCGCCTCCAGCACGTCCATCGGCGTCACCACGCCCTCGAAATGGCCGTATTCGTCATAAACCAGCAGCATCTGCCCCGGCGCGGCGCGCAGCCGCGCGATGACCTCGGGCGCATCCATGGTCTCGGGGATGATCGGCGCAGGCTGCATCACCTGGCGCAGGTCCACCGCCTCGGCGCGGCTTTGCGACATCAGGTCCACGCTGGCAATGACGCCGATCAGATTGTTCGGGTCGCCGTCGCTGACCGGCAGGCGGGTGCGGCGGCCGTCGCGGAACTTGCGCGCCATCTCCTCCCAGCTGTCGCCGACATCGACGGCCTCGATCTCGCGCCGCGGCGTCATCAGCCCGCGCGCGCTGCGGTCGGCGATGCGCATGACCCCGGCGATCATCTCGGTCTCGGCGCGGTGCATGACGCCCGCCGTCTCGGCCTCCGAAATCACCAGCTTGATCTCCTCGTCGCTGATGGTCTGCCGGTCCTCGCCCGACTGGCCCAGGGCCGCCAGGACCAGCTTGCCCGAACGGTCCAGAAGCCAGACCAGCGGCGCCGCCCCGCGCGAGATGGCCAGCATCAGCGGCGCCACCCGCACGGCGACCCGCTCGGGCGCCTTCAGCGCCAGTTGCTTGGGCACCAGCTCGCCCACGATCAGCGACAGATAGGTGATGGCCACCACCACGCCGCCCATGCCCAAGGGCTGCGCCAGCGAGGCCGGCACCCCCCAGCCCGGCAGCGCCGCCGCCAGCCGCGCGCCCAGCGTCGCGCCGGAGAATGCGCCCGACAGGATGCCGACCAGGGTGATGCCGATCTGGACCGAGGACAGGAACCGCCCCGGCTCCTCGCCCAGCGCCAGCGCGGTGGCGGCGCCGCGGTCGCCGCGTTCGGCCAGCACCTTCAGCCGCGCCGGCCGGGCCGAGACGATCGCCAGTTCCGACATGGCCAGAAGCCCGTTGAGCAGGGTCAGGACAAGGACGACAAGGACTTCGATCCACATCAAAGGGGCTCGCTCGGGTCAGGGAGATGCCGGAAGGCGGCTTGGCATGGCAGGCCGCGCCTGTCGGAAGGGTCGTCGATCATGCGCTTGTCGGCGGCTGGCTCCGGCTGTGTCATGCCCCAATATATCGGCTGGCGCGGCCGTGACAATCTCCCAGGCGGAAATTGCGCGGGACGCAACGTCACCTTGCCGCTTTTTACCGTTTTTTTCTTTCGTTCTTCTGCACATTATGGAAATTTTCCATCCCCGGGACATGGCGCGACGGGACCGGACCACAGCATTCGAGGCCACAGATGAAGGACAGAACCGGGGAAATAACCGAGAAGGTCGTCTTCGTCCTTCAGGGCGGCGGCGCGCTGGGGGCGTTCCAGGCCGGCGCATATGAGGCACTGCATCGCGCCGGGCAGGAGCCGGAATGGCTGGCCGGCATCTCGATCGGCTCGATCAATGCCGCGCTCATCGCCGGCAACCGTCCCGCCCGGCGGCTGGAGGCGCTGCGCCGCTTCTGGGAAGAGGTGACCGGCGCGCCCTGGCTTTTGGGCTCGTGCTTCGAGGGCGGGCCGCTGCACGAACAGATGCGCGCGGTCTGCAACGAAAGCCGCGCCACCATGTCCACCATGCTCGGCGCGCCCGGCTTCTTCCGCCCGCGCGTCCCGGACCTGTTTTCCTTCCTGCCCGGCCTGATGCGGCAGACCAGCTGGTACGACACCTCGCCCCTGCGCGACACGCTGCTGACGCTGATCGACTTCGACTATCTCAATGCCGAAGGCCCGCGCCTGTCCATCGGCGCCGTCGATGTCGAGACCGGCAACTTCACCTGTTTCGACAGCCGCGAGACGCGGATCACCGTCGATCACGTCATGGCCTCGGGCGCGCTGCCGCCGGGCTTTCCCGCGGTCGAGATCGCGGGGCGGCACTATTGGGACGGCGGGCTGGTCTCGAACTCGCCGCTGCAATTCGTGCTGGCGGTGCCCAGCCCGCGGCCGCTCTGCATCTATCAGGTGGACCTCTACCCGTCGCGCGACATCCTGCCCCGCACCATGGCCCAGGTCGAGCAGCGCGAGCGCGAGATCCGCTTTTCCAGCCGCACCCGGCTGAACACCGACGAATTCCGCATCCGCCATGCGCTGGCCAGCGCGGCGCGGCGGCTGCATGCGCGCCTGCCGGCCGAGTGGCGCGACGACCCGGATCTGGCGATGCTGATCGAATCCGGCCCGGCCCATCCGGTCAGCCTGATGCACCTGATCTATCGCCATGCCGATTACGAAAGCGCATCCAAGGATTACGAGTTCTCGCGCCTGTCGATGCTGGACCATTGGCGCGACGGGCTGCGCGATGCGGAACGCTCGCTCGCCGATCCGCGCTGGACCGGGCGGCAGGTGCCCGAGGACGGGCTGATGATCTTCGACCGCAACGACCCGCACCGGCAGGACACCGCGGTCTGAGCCCGAGGCGGCACCGGCGGGAAAGCCGGCGCCCGTGCGGCGGCGGTCACTTGCGAAACAGATCCCGCAGCCCCGAGGGCTGGCAGCGCCAGA
Encoded here:
- the dinB gene encoding DNA polymerase IV, which encodes MTTGPAGERVRRIVHVDMDAFYASVEQRDNPELRGRPVAVGGIQRGVVAAASYEARRYGVRSAMPSMRAMRLCPELVFVKPRFDVYRAVSQQVRAIFAEYTPLVEPLSLDEAYLDLTDHLAGRTATRIAQEIRARIRQATGLTASAGVSYNKFLAKLASDQRKPDGLFVIPPEAGAAFVQGLPIGRFHGIGPATAARMQAHGILTGADLARQSLEFLTARFGKSGSYYWHIARGIDTREVKPNRIRKSIGAENTYFEDLRDLAAAHEALAELADKVWRHAASAARRGRTVTLKVKYGDFRQITRARSLPRAVESRDEMLEMARDLLAPVFADPHGVRLLGITLSGLEEARQDEPPRQLGLFDQA
- the ygfZ gene encoding CAF17-like 4Fe-4S cluster assembly/insertion protein YgfZ, whose product is MRRILAVSGEDRVDFLQGLVTNKVGPVPAWAALLTPQGKYLADFLVVPEEERLLVDVDARMADDLMRRLSMYRLRSKVAIEPTDLAVARGTGLAPEGAIMDPRHEALGWRLYGAEGDDGTDWDAIRVEHCIPETLVELIPNETFILEAGFERLHGVDFRKGCYVGQEVTARMKHKTELRKGLVTVGIEGAAPVGTPILMADGREAGTLFTQSGGRAIAHMRFDRMGEGLTAGDARIIP
- a CDS encoding pyridoxal-phosphate-dependent aminotransferase family protein, translating into MSFAHGRAVLAIPGPSPVPDRVLRAMHRASPDIYGPELAAENRAMIAGLKRLAGTAGHVAPYIGNGHAGWEAANVNLLDRGERALALVSGHFGRSWAASARALGIEVEELDFGLAPPDPQRLADRLAQDREGRVRAVLVCQVDTASSARADIPALRAAMGGHPAFLAVDAIASLGCEPLQMDEWGVDLLVSASQKGLMVPPGLAFVWFSDRVKARARSSLATPYWDWTPRAEAQELWQFWGGTPPVQHIFGMNEALLMLLDEETLPAAWARHEGLARATWTALDCWGAGHPGIGALIADPAGRARSVTAARLPQAGALRDWTATRAGVTLGIGLGAPDPDNALRIAHMGHANAHQLLGVLAAVEAGMTALSIPHGKGALEAAAAEIARLA
- a CDS encoding siderophore-interacting protein, which translates into the protein MRITPLPEFQSEALLPGQDFAPIEQLIRDEAQGHGLELHSGHGRSIWCQVEMGEFGAKRRGDGVLVFARAHRAEWLEAMQQAIFRPLAQHLPTAAAALRWPSAEDAGKPPGHFSLAHVAEVAPLCRDFLRVRLAAPDLHRLATEDSLHFRLVLPQPGDEAPEWPRLGAHGQILWPRGDKALHRPVYTVRRIDADAGWLDLDIFDHPGGRAAHWARMVRADRQVGLLGPSGGGVPQAAQLMLAGDETAWPAIARILESRAGTARGEVFLLGARPDYPLPRPAGFRMRHLPGGTAALCALLRAAPPRPDSYLWAAAEKSGIAALRALLLETLGHDRVLSHLAAYWSA
- the exbB gene encoding tonB-system energizer ExbB, with translation MTQMSLPRRRAGTAVALTCLLLAAPISAQEAATEGQTSPAPEVQTQPAAPAGEPAAPEAAAPEAAAPATTTPTPAAETPAPAPAATAPEAPAQETPAPAPATDTPAAPSETAPAAIQTPAAPDAAATPGAPAPATPEAAEPAGSSILPQAVQDALSPMLNPPERDPNLPHDLSPMGMFLAADWVVKAVMIGLAFASIVTWTVLVAKLLELMGAMGRAQSGIRRVETAANLPSALAAAGNRNDPVSRMIRAAAAEYDRSVPALDQAGDTGVKERVDSHLDRIEAIAGRRMSRGTGVLATIGSTAPFVGLFGTVWGIMNSFIGISQAQTTNLAVVAPGIAEALLATALGLVAAIPAVVIYNVFARAITGYRLRLANAAAGVKRLVSRDLDFRGTPRTEV
- the exbD gene encoding TonB system transport protein ExbD, which translates into the protein MAGGIRETQGDDLVENHEINVTPFIDVMLVLLIIFMVAAPLATVDVNVDLPVSNATPAQRPDQPVYITVKPDLTLALGNEDVAAGGLAAALAAATDNNREERIFLRADKDVSYGDLMGVMNTLRETGYLKIALVGLETTGAGAAPAAQPADAELDAPPAPAPAQQTASTPSSGGARTP
- a CDS encoding energy transducer TonB family protein; translation: MSWKPSPALRDSALWGTAAAVALAAHMGGALWILQRAEAAAPPGLPDPVYVELAPMPEAAAPPDEAEAPEMAEAEPEPEPEPEPEPELAMPPLQELEPLADMNSLFPPPPDAVVLQKSERPPERPEPEPEPERKVVEKQPEPKKREKKEKAPEEQPARQATTRVRAPQSDRTAAPQAQAGTPSPRQVASWQSKVQAAVARHMQRTRFSGRGGTMTVTLRFSVDPSGRVAGASLASSTGDAGIDSALNRQASRMPRLPAPPTGRTTALVLPVKIVLR
- a CDS encoding hydrogen peroxide-inducible genes activator, translated to MNFTLRQITYFLAVARLGHFGRAAETVHVSQPGLSSQIAQLEARLGGALFERGAGAGPVRLTALGERLLPVAQELIDTAKRLEALARAGRLPLSGRLRLAIIPTVAPYLIPHLVPALRAGHPMLDLELHEIATDEVVSGVLGHRFDAGIMALPVNEPGIEAEPVLRDAFLVALSGRDTTLLSGPARPESIEADRLLLLADGHCLRDQALEVCGLRSPRRKLNLEAASMATLMGMVASGMGMTLIPRLALADENRDGRLRIVPFTEPAPSRDLAVVWRRNAEAGADARALAQAVRELAPVLGVEPIPRPAPDPLPDTPVRKRISAGRS
- a CDS encoding hemolysin family protein, producing MWIEVLVVLVLTLLNGLLAMSELAIVSARPARLKVLAERGDRGAATALALGEEPGRFLSSVQIGITLVGILSGAFSGATLGARLAAALPGWGVPASLAQPLGMGGVVVAITYLSLIVGELVPKQLALKAPERVAVRVAPLMLAISRGAAPLVWLLDRSGKLVLAALGQSGEDRQTISDEEIKLVISEAETAGVMHRAETEMIAGVMRIADRSARGLMTPRREIEAVDVGDSWEEMARKFRDGRRTRLPVSDGDPNNLIGVIASVDLMSQSRAEAVDLRQVMQPAPIIPETMDAPEVIARLRAAPGQMLLVYDEYGHFEGVVTPMDVLEAITGEFAGLDDDEPKLVERDDGSLLVAGWMPVDEFADRLSVPLDEDRDFSTVAGLVLDLAGRLPQAGDRVDWQGWRIEVVDMDHRRIDKLLVQRLPL